The DNA segment CAGCACAAACAGTAGATACTGCTATTATTGATGGTCAAGAAGTTGTTGAAACTTCAACTATTTCATCTCCTAAAATTATAGAAGTTATTGTAAAAGGTGTAGCAGATATTCCTGTTGGAACAGAATTAAACAATGATGGAAATGAAAATGCTTATACTGTTGGTGAAAATGATTTAGATAGTAGTGGAAATAAATTTGATTTAAAAGTTATTTATAAAGATGCTTCTAAATTAGATTCTTATGATAATGATGGTTCTGAAGAACTTTCAATTGTAATAAAAGGTCTACCAGATGGATTTAGCGTAGAGGGAGCACTACCTACAGGTGATGGAGAATGGGCATTTAATGCAAAAGATTTAGATAAAATCAAAATTACAACACCTTCAAATTTTAGTGGTGAAGCTTCATTTACGTTAACTTATGTGACAACAGAAAGAGAAGGAAACAGTAAAGTTCATTATACTCAAGATGTAAATATCTACATAAATCCAGAAATTGATTCAACACTTAATGGTCAATCAGTTGGAAATGAAGATGAAGTAGTAACTATAAATTTAAATCTTATTCATAATAATGGTGATGCTGATGAAACTTTAGAAGAAGTAAAAATTAGTGTAGATGATGTTACTGGAAAAGATTTTACCTTATTTATAGGTGGAGTAGATATTAAAGATGCTGGACTTACAATAAAAGATGGTTATTATGTGTTAACACCAGCTCAAGCAAAAACTATTACAGCTCAAGGAAAAGAAAATATTTCTGGTGAATATGAATTTGATGTAAAATATACAGTTAAAGATGTAGCAAATGATGGTAAAGCTGAAATAAAAGAATTTGATGCAACTCATAATTTAGTTATTAATCCTGTAACAGATCAACCAACTATTGATTTTGGAACAATAGAGGTAACAGGAAGTAATATAACTGTAAATGGTACAGATATAAAAATCGTTGGAGATAAAAAATCAACTATTGAAATTCCAGTTGAAACAACAAGTCTTGATACAGATGGTTCTGAAAAAGTTGTAGAAATTAGAATAGAAGGAGTTCCTGCTGGAGTAAAAGTTGTAGGTGGTGAATCTTCAACTGAAGCATTAGAAATTAGCCAAAATAATGGTGTTTGGACAATAAAAGTTGATGAAACTATAACAGATATCAATGAAATTATCAAAAATATAAAATTCGAAATAGATTCAGACGCAAAATTCTCACATAGAGAAATCACTATTACAACTGTAACTCAAGATAAAAATGCTGAAACTAAAGAAGCTAGTAAAACTATAACTATTGATTACGATAAAGCACCTGGAACTGGTGGTGGAACAGGAGAAGCTGCAAACTTTAGTTTAGTAGCAAAAGATTTTATAGTTACAGAAGATAAAGAGTTTAGATTAACAAATTTATTTGATATAAAAACTAATGGTGGAGAGGTTGAAGGTACAAGTTGGACTATTACGCTTACAGATTTACCAGAAGGTACTATTATAAATGGAACAGTTATTGGAGCAGACGGTAAATATGTTATAGAAAGTAAATTAGATGGTCAAGATATTTATGATATAGAATCAATTATCTCTAGTATCAAAATAACTCCACCAGCAAATTTAAATGATTATGATAATAGTACAAAATCTATGACAATTACTGCAACAATTGAAACAAAAGTAGGTCAAACTGTAATTTCTACAAGTGAAGTAGAAAATGATTCTACAATTTTACCGGTAACAGATAAAATGACGGTTACTGTTGATGCAGTAAATGAAATAGATGAAAGTGGAAGCTTTGAGTTTGGAATTACTTTATCAAGTACGGGTGATAATGAATCTAGAACAGATATAGTTGGAGAAACTATTGTTATTACAGTTTCTGAAAACTTCGAATCAGGAGAAACAGCAACAGGTGAATTGCTTTACAATGGTCAAGTATTAACACCAAATACAAATGGACAATATGAGATAGAAGTTCCAACTGGATATAAATTTGGTGATAAAATTGAAGGATTAGAGTATAAATCAGGTGAACAAAGACATGGTAATGTAACTATTACAGCTTCAATTAAACATCAAGAAACAGAAGCACATGATAATTATGAAACAAATGTAGAAAATGCAAGTGGAAGTGCAACTGTAAATGTAAAACCAGTTTTAGATGCAAATCCAGATGATATAAAAATAACAGCAAATTCTGTTGAAGATACTATCATTGATGTTAAAATTGAAGATACTCAGTTTATTACAGATAATTCTGAAAATTTAATAAATGTAATTTTTAATGATATACCAAAAGATTTTATAGTTTACTATAAAGATGCAAATGGAAATACAAAAATGGCTGTAAACACAGGAGATGGTAAATGGTTAGTTCCTGTTGTTAATGGAAACCTTCCTGATGGAATTCAAATCAAAGCACCAGAGAATTATAGTGGTGAATTTAAATTTAATATGGATTTCTATATCAAAGAAGAAGGATTAGATTTACAAAAAATTACAAAAGAGGCAACAGTTAATGTAACACCAATAGCGGATGGTGTTACTATTGACCCTACTCTTTCAGGTATTCAAGATGATGGTAGTTACGCAAAAGCATTTGAATGGACAGATTTAAATTTAAATGCGAATATGAAAGATGTTGATGGAAGTGAAACTTTAACTCTAAAATTTGATGGTTTAAGTCAAAATGCACAATTTAGAATTTTAGCTGAAGATGGAACAGCAAAATCAGTAGATGCTCTTTATGAAAATGGAGAATGGACAATCAATGGAATAAACGTTGATGATATAAATAATATTCAGTTATTACATGATAAAGAAGCAACTGTAAAAGTTACAGCAAGCACAGTTGATACAGCAACTGATGAAAATGGAAATCCAGTTGGAAGTTCAAGTACATCAACAGAAGTAGAAAGCACATTTGATTTAAGAATTGATTCATCTGATATTGATAATGGTAAATTTACTTTAGGAAAAGAAGTAAATATAGATTTCTCTAAAATTGAAAATGGAGATATAAAAGATATAAATACAATTGATTTAGGTGCAGAAGGTAAAAATGAACTTTTAAATCTTACACTTCAAGATGTATTAGATATAGGTGAAAAAGATGGAGATGGAAATATCAATCTTACAATTCTTGGAGATGATAAAGATGGTGTTTCTTTTGCGAAAAATGATGGTTGGCAAAAATCTGAAATAACACAAACTATAGGTGATAAAACATTTGAAGTTTGGTCAAATACAGGAGATAATACTGTTACGGTTAAAGTAGAACAACCAATTTCAGATGGAATTACAAACTAATTTCATCTTGAAGTATTGTTTTTAAAGGTAAGGATTTTTTCCTTGCCTTTTTTTATTTTAGAAAAATTCTTTATATAAATCTTTATTTTTAGAATATATTTTGTAAATAATACCTTTATATTCAAATTCTAAATAATTTGCATGAAGCCATAATCTATGTGATTTTGTGACTTTAAATCTATCCTCTTTACTTAAAGTTTTATTTAGATAATTTTCTGCATTTTCATCATCTACTCCATAAATTGGATCACCTAAAATTGTATGTCCTATAGAGTGAAGATGAACTCTTATTTGATGTTGTCTTCCTGTTAGAGGAAGAGCTTCTACTAAAGTTAGATTTTTTTCTTTATCATAAATTATTGGTTTTATTATAGTTACTGATTCTTTTCCACCCTCTTCTTTTGTACAGACTTTCATTCTTACTCCAATAGCTTTTCCCTCTCTATCTAGAGCTTTATCTATTTTTATTTCTTCTTTTATTTCTCCTTGAACAATAGCTAAATATGATTTATGATATTTTTTTTCTTGAAACATATCTTTTAATTCTATTTCACTTTTTTTATTTTTTCCAACAATTACAAGACCAGAAGTTTCTGCATCTATCCTATGAATTAGGTTTGCATTTTCACCAAAGTGGTATCTAATCTCATCAAGTAAAGAATAAGAAGTATTTTTTGAAATTGGATGAACCATAAGATGAGTTGGTTTATCAAAAATAGCAAAATTTTCAAATTCTAAAAGTGGTTTTAAACCTTTTGTTTGACCCTCAAAAACAGCTATAAAAATGTGCTCTGTTGGGATTTCATCGCCTGCATTTATTTGATTCATATTTTCATCAAAGATTCTTCCTTTTGAAGTCAGCCTTTGCCCTATTTTAGGCTCAATCTTAAGGTTTTGTATTAAAAAAAGTTGTATTTTTTTGCCTTTTATTGCATCATATTTTCTAAGTGTGAATGCCAAAATTTATTTCCTATTTTTATCTTATATTTTGTTCTGATTAGATATAGTTCAAATTCAAAATAACAACAATTTTATAATAAAATTTATACAAATATGATTATAAGGGATTTTTTATGGTTGAGAGATATGCTAGAAAAGAGATGAGTTCAAAGTGGACTCAAGAAGCAAGATATGCAGCTTGGCTTGAAGTAGAAAAAGCAGCAGTTAAAGCTTGGAATAAACTAGGATTAATTCCTGATTCTGATTGTGAAAAAATTGTAAAGAATGCAACTTTTTCAGTTGAAAGAATCGAAGAAATCGAGGCTATTACAAAACATGATTTAATTGCATTTAATACAAGCGTATCTGAATCATTGGGTGAAGAATCAAGATGGTTCCATTATGGTATGACATCTTCAGATGCTGTTGACACAGGTGTTGCACTTCAAATGAGAGATTCTTTAAAAATTATCATTGATGATGTAAAAATGTTAATGGAATCTATTGAAAAAAGAGCAAAAGAACACAAATATACACTTATGGTAGGAAGAAGTCATGGTATCCATGGTGAACCTATTACTTTTGGTTTAACTTTAGCTGTTTGGTATGATGAAGTGGCACGACATCTTAAAAATCTTGAAGATACTATGGATGTTATTGCTGTTGGACAAATTTCAGGAGCTATGGGTAACTTTGCTCATGCACCACTTGAACTTGAAGAGTATGCAATGGCAGAGCTTGGTTTAAAACCAGAACCTTGTTCAAATCAAGTAATTCACAGAGATAGATATGCTAGACTTGCAACTGCTTTAGCACTTTTAGCATCTTCTGTTGAAAAATTTGCAGTTCAAGTAAGACATTTACAAAGAACAGAAGTTTATGAAGCTGAAGAGTATTTTGCAAAAGGGCAAAAAGGAAGTTCGGCTATGCCTCATAAAAGAAATCCAATTTTAACTGAAAATATAACTGGACTTGCAAGAATGATTAGAGCTTATGCAATTCCAGCTATGGAAAATGTTGCACTTTGGCATGAAAGAGATATTTCTCACTCTTCAACTGAAAGATTTTGGTTGCCAGATGCATTTATAACAACAGATTTTATGTTACATAGAATGAATAGTGTAATTGCAAACTTAACAGTTATGCCAGAAAATATGATGAAAAATCTTAACTTAACTGGTGGATTAGTATTCTCTCAAAGAGTTTTACTAGAGTTACCACTTGCTGGTGTTAGTAGAGAAGATGCTTATAGAATTGTTCAAAGAAATGCTATGAAAGTTTGGGAAGAGATTCAACAAGGAAAATCAACTACAAATGAAAAAGGTGAATCTTTATATCTTCAATATCTATTAGGTGATGAAGAGTTAAGAGCATCTTTAAGTGAAGAGCAAATTAGAGAGTGTTTTAACTTTGATTATTATACAAAAAATGTTGATGCAATATTCAAAAGAGTTTTTAAATAAAGGGTAACCAATGTCAATTATGATTCAAAAAAGAAATGGTCGTAAAGAACTTTTAGACATTACAAAAATTCAAAAAATGTCTATGGAAGCAACAAAAGGTTTAGAAGGTGTTAGTCAAAGTGAACTAGAACTTGATGCACATATAAAATTTATTGATGGTATGCACTCTAAAGATATTCAAGATGCATTAATTAAAACTGCAGTTGAAAAAATCGATATTGATGTACCAAATTGGACTTTTGTTGCAGCACGTCTATTTTTATTTGATTTATATCATAGAGTAGGAATTGCAACTCATGGTGTAAAAGGTGAAGCATATTGTCATTTTAAAGATTATATAAAATATGGAATTGAAGCTGGAAGATTAATACCAAGTATTGCAGATGGTTACGATTTAGATGAACTAAATGCATATATTGACCCTTCAAGAGACCTTTTATTTAACTATTTAGGAATAAAAACTTTATATGATAGATATTTAATAAAAAATAGAAAAGCTGAACCAATAGAGTTACCACAACAAATGTTTATGGCAATAGCTATGTTTTTAGCTCAAAATGAAAAAGATAAACAATCAAAAGCAAAAGAGTTTTATGATGTAATTTCTAAATTTGAAGTTATGTTAGCAACTCCAACTTTATCAAATGCTAGAACAAATAGACATCAATTAAGTTCTTGTTACATTGGTTCAAGTCCTGATAATATCGAAGGTATTTTTGATGGTTACAAAGAGATGGCACTTCTATCTAAATATGGTGGTGGAATTGGTTGGGATTGGAACCAAATCAGAAGTTTAGGTGGAGTTATTGATGACCACAAAAGTGCTGCTGGTGGAACTGTACCATTTTTAAAAATTACAAATGATTTAGCTATTGCAGTTGACCAATTAGGTACAAGAAAAGGAGCAATTGCTGTTTATCTTGAGCCTTGGCATATGGATATAGTTGATTTTGTTGATTTAAAGAAAAACTCTGGAGAAGAAAGAAGAAGAGCACATGACTTATTCCCTGCTCTTTGGATTTCTGATTTATTTATGGAAAGAGTAATGGAAGACTCTTATTGGACTTTATTTGACCCTTATGAAGTAAGAGATTTAAGTGAAACATTTGGTGATGAGTTCAAAGCAAAATATATAGCTTATGAAAATGATGAATCTATCACAAAAGATAGAATGAAAGCAAAAGATTTATGGAAAAAAATCTTAACTTCATATTTTGAAGTTGGAAGTCCATTCTTATGTTGGAAAGATACAGCAAACAGAACAAATCCAAACTCTCATGTAGGACATATTAGAAGTTCAAACCTTTGTACAGAGATTTTCCAAAATACAAATCCAAACCACTATAAAATCAAATTAGAGTTTGAAGATGGTACAGTTTCTACTTATGAAGAGACAGATTTAGTAGTTGTTGATGGTGGAGTTACTAAAAAAGCAAATAAAGTTTCTGCACTTGATAGTGTAAATGGTAAAAGAGTATTTATTGTTGAAAAAGAGAAAATTGATGGAGATACAGCAGTTTGTAATTTAGCTTCTATAAATCTATCAAAAATAAATACAAAAGAAGACATAGAAAGAGTTGTTCCAACTGCAATAAGAATGCTTGATAATGTAATAGATTTAAACTTCTATCCACTTAGAAAAGTAAAAGCAACAAACTTAAAATCAAGAAGTATTGGTTTAGGTGTTATGGGTGAAGCAGAGATGTTAGCTCAATATCAATTAGCTTGGGGTTCAACTGAACACTTCAAAAAAGTTGATCAAATTATGGAAGCAATTTCATATAATACAATTAAATCAAGTTCAGATTTAGCAAGTGAAAAAGGTGTATATCCTACATTTGAAGGTTCAAAATGGAGTAAAGGTATTATGCCTCATGATTTAGCTCCTCAAGCTGTTAATGCACTTGTAGATAAAGATTTATTTGATACAAGTTATGATTGGGATAGTTTAAGAGAAAAAGTTAAAAAAGACGGTATGAGAAATGGTTACTTAATGGCTATTGCTCCTACTTCTTCTATTTCTAT comes from the Arcobacter lacus genome and includes:
- the purB gene encoding adenylosuccinate lyase; the protein is MVERYARKEMSSKWTQEARYAAWLEVEKAAVKAWNKLGLIPDSDCEKIVKNATFSVERIEEIEAITKHDLIAFNTSVSESLGEESRWFHYGMTSSDAVDTGVALQMRDSLKIIIDDVKMLMESIEKRAKEHKYTLMVGRSHGIHGEPITFGLTLAVWYDEVARHLKNLEDTMDVIAVGQISGAMGNFAHAPLELEEYAMAELGLKPEPCSNQVIHRDRYARLATALALLASSVEKFAVQVRHLQRTEVYEAEEYFAKGQKGSSAMPHKRNPILTENITGLARMIRAYAIPAMENVALWHERDISHSSTERFWLPDAFITTDFMLHRMNSVIANLTVMPENMMKNLNLTGGLVFSQRVLLELPLAGVSREDAYRIVQRNAMKVWEEIQQGKSTTNEKGESLYLQYLLGDEELRASLSEEQIRECFNFDYYTKNVDAIFKRVFK
- a CDS encoding ribonucleoside-diphosphate reductase subunit alpha, which gives rise to MSIMIQKRNGRKELLDITKIQKMSMEATKGLEGVSQSELELDAHIKFIDGMHSKDIQDALIKTAVEKIDIDVPNWTFVAARLFLFDLYHRVGIATHGVKGEAYCHFKDYIKYGIEAGRLIPSIADGYDLDELNAYIDPSRDLLFNYLGIKTLYDRYLIKNRKAEPIELPQQMFMAIAMFLAQNEKDKQSKAKEFYDVISKFEVMLATPTLSNARTNRHQLSSCYIGSSPDNIEGIFDGYKEMALLSKYGGGIGWDWNQIRSLGGVIDDHKSAAGGTVPFLKITNDLAIAVDQLGTRKGAIAVYLEPWHMDIVDFVDLKKNSGEERRRAHDLFPALWISDLFMERVMEDSYWTLFDPYEVRDLSETFGDEFKAKYIAYENDESITKDRMKAKDLWKKILTSYFEVGSPFLCWKDTANRTNPNSHVGHIRSSNLCTEIFQNTNPNHYKIKLEFEDGTVSTYEETDLVVVDGGVTKKANKVSALDSVNGKRVFIVEKEKIDGDTAVCNLASINLSKINTKEDIERVVPTAIRMLDNVIDLNFYPLRKVKATNLKSRSIGLGVMGEAEMLAQYQLAWGSTEHFKKVDQIMEAISYNTIKSSSDLASEKGVYPTFEGSKWSKGIMPHDLAPQAVNALVDKDLFDTSYDWDSLREKVKKDGMRNGYLMAIAPTSSISILVGTTQAIEPVYKRKWFEENLSGLIPVVVPKLSPETWAYYTPAFEIDQLQVIKAAAIRQKWIDQGQSTNIFMSLDKASGKYLHEIYTLAWKLGLKSTYYLRSQSPEAKNDVEDRSMECAGCQ
- a CDS encoding RluA family pseudouridine synthase — translated: MAFTLRKYDAIKGKKIQLFLIQNLKIEPKIGQRLTSKGRIFDENMNQINAGDEIPTEHIFIAVFEGQTKGLKPLLEFENFAIFDKPTHLMVHPISKNTSYSLLDEIRYHFGENANLIHRIDAETSGLVIVGKNKKSEIELKDMFQEKKYHKSYLAIVQGEIKEEIKIDKALDREGKAIGVRMKVCTKEEGGKESVTIIKPIIYDKEKNLTLVEALPLTGRQHQIRVHLHSIGHTILGDPIYGVDDENAENYLNKTLSKEDRFKVTKSHRLWLHANYLEFEYKGIIYKIYSKNKDLYKEFF